Below is a window of Musa acuminata AAA Group cultivar baxijiao unplaced genomic scaffold, Cavendish_Baxijiao_AAA HiC_scaffold_1139, whole genome shotgun sequence DNA.
TGCAGGCCGCCATGCGCCGCCTCGAGAAAGAGTTCTTCCAGATCCTTGCCGCCAACCGCGACCTCCTCGACCCTGAGTCCGTTTCCGTCCGCTCCGCCTACTCCAGCGTCTCCGAGGGGCCGGACTATGACCCCTGGGAGAACTCCCCAGAGGAGGAGGCGCACTTGGCCGGGAAGTCTATCGGCGAGGTCGAGCGCGCCGCCGGCGTAGTCATGGCTGACCTCCGCGCCATCGCCGATACCATGGTCTTCGCCGGCTACAGAAAGGAGTGCGTCAGGACCTACAAGTCCCTCCGCAAGTCCATCGTCGACGAGGGCCTCTACCGGCTCGGCTTCGAGCGCCTCGCTCCTGCCCAAATCCAgaagctggactgggcggtgcTGGAGCTAAAAGTCCGGTCTTGGCTAGTTGCCTCCAGGGTCGCCGTGAGGACCCTGTTCCACGGCGAGCGCGTCCTCCTGGACCACGTCTTCGCCGGCTCCGACGTCCGGGAAGTCGTCTTCGCTGACATCGCGGCAGACGCCGCACTCCAGTTCCTCGGCTTCCCGGGGTTAGTGGCCAAGTCGAAGCGGTCCCCCGAGAAGCTGTTCCGACTCTTGGACTTGTACGATGCTGTCGCCGAGCTGCGACCGGAGATCGAGCCCATCTTCTCCTTCGATTCCACAGCCGCTGTCCGGGCGCAGGCTCTCGCGTCCCTCTCCAAGCTCGCGGAGGCCGCGCGCGCCACCCTCGCCGATTTCGAGTCCACGATCATGAAGGAGTCGTCCCGGTTGTCGGTCCCCGGCGGAGGGGTCCACCCGATGACCCGCTACGCCATGAACTATATATCGCTTCTCGCCGACTACCAGTCCGCCCTCGTGGAGATCTTAGCCGACTTCCCCATTCAGACCCCAACCCCCGTCCCTGCTTTCCTCTTCGATACGTCGCAGGCACCGACGGAGCAGCAGCCTGCTGTCTCCGGTTCTTCCTCAACcccagcctcctcctcctccagcgaTGGGAGCCGCCGCTCGGCAATTGCCGCGCGGTTCGCGTGGCTGATCCTCTCCCTACTGTGCAAGCTAGACGAGAAGGCCGCAGCGTACCGTGACGTGGGCTTGTCGTACCTCTTCCTGGCGAACAACCTCCAGTACATAGTGAACAAGGTGCGGTCTTGCCGACTGCGGGAGCTGCTTGGGGAGGAGTGGGCGACGCGGCAGGCGGCGAAGGCGAGGCAGCACGCGGCAGGGTACGAGAGGGCGGCTTGGGGACGGGTGACGGCGACGATTCCGATCGGGAATGTCTCAGCCGGAGAGGCAAGGGGGCGTATGCGGGCGTTCAACGCGGCGCTGGAGGAGGTCTGCGCAGCCGAATCCGGGTGGATGGTGGCGGACGCCGCGATGCGGGAGGAGGTGAGGGCGAATGTGCGCAGGATGATACTGCCGGCGTATCGCGGGTTCTACACCATGTGGGAGGCGGCGATGGAGGACGCGGCGGCGGTGCTGCTCTCGCCAGACGACGTCGGGAACCGGCTGGGAGAGCTCTTTTCCGGTTCGGGTTCGTACCGGCCCAAGGCATCATCATCCCGGACCGTGTAATTTTGGTTTATTTTGTTTAATCTATTTCAGATACTTCTTACAGCTTATAGATCAAAAATTTAGATTGTAATCCATTTCACGTTGTTCACTGTTCCTTAAAAGTTGCATGATACCGATGTCCGCGTTGCTTGTTCTGAATCAAAGATGTGCTACTCCTTGACTTTGGTGACTTATGATAACGAGCAGGCTGTTACGTCGTTGACAAAATCTCACCTTAAACAGAGTTTATTGTACATCATTTAATTTAATGTAATTAATAAGACCATCGATGGTTTAATTAGTCCTTCCGTCGTATCCAGTATTGAAAATTGAATGATTCAGTTGCAAATACAGAGTCCATAAAGGGAGAAAGACTCAAATATGTGAAGAGAGCAGAGAGCTGTGGTCTTCTCATTTATCATGGAACAAAAGTGGAACAATGGCTGCTATGGTCATTTGTCATTCTGCATGGGCTTATATATATGTTGTATATAGTCTCTTACAGCACCAAAGTGTTCACCACTATTTCTTAATTCactaatgatttatttttttatttcttaattctAATCCTTTATTTCTTAATTCTAATTCTTGATTCACTAATGAACTTTTAACAATACTCACCAATCCTAACAATAGATAGATTGTAATGTCTcgcttctaataattttttttttgacaaacctTCAGCATGAGAGCTTCTTTCGCTTCTTTCTTAGTGCATGCATCTCGTAGACATAATCCCTATTAGGGTTGCATTCTTGCTACTCACATTGGAATTAGGATTCAATTAGGAATCC
It encodes the following:
- the LOC103999816 gene encoding exocyst complex component EXO70H1-like; this translates as MTRKGLRNLLPCKPFGRRHHRDSQSAAATASSSSSSSSSSLEEKVARAEVVVIKWDPESSAYAKITSLFYEDRSEARKFLAEASDLQRAMLVFVADAEPASLSHPCLVRAQTLMQAAMRRLEKEFFQILAANRDLLDPESVSVRSAYSSVSEGPDYDPWENSPEEEAHLAGKSIGEVERAAGVVMADLRAIADTMVFAGYRKECVRTYKSLRKSIVDEGLYRLGFERLAPAQIQKLDWAVLELKVRSWLVASRVAVRTLFHGERVLLDHVFAGSDVREVVFADIAADAALQFLGFPGLVAKSKRSPEKLFRLLDLYDAVAELRPEIEPIFSFDSTAAVRAQALASLSKLAEAARATLADFESTIMKESSRLSVPGGGVHPMTRYAMNYISLLADYQSALVEILADFPIQTPTPVPAFLFDTSQAPTEQQPAVSGSSSTPASSSSSDGSRRSAIAARFAWLILSLLCKLDEKAAAYRDVGLSYLFLANNLQYIVNKVRSCRLRELLGEEWATRQAAKARQHAAGYERAAWGRVTATIPIGNVSAGEARGRMRAFNAALEEVCAAESGWMVADAAMREEVRANVRRMILPAYRGFYTMWEAAMEDAAAVLLSPDDVGNRLGELFSGSGSYRPKASSSRTV